A window from Citrus sinensis cultivar Valencia sweet orange chromosome 3, DVS_A1.0, whole genome shotgun sequence encodes these proteins:
- the LOC102624738 gene encoding vacuolar protein 8: protein MVEDGGNGALANIQSADEWLLHAQELVPVAVEKARQIKGFPGRWKMIISKLEQIPSHLSDLSSHPCFSKNALCREQLQAVSKTLKEAIELAELCVKEKYEGKLRMQSDLDALSGKLDLNLHDCGLLIKTGVLGEATLPLSVAGSSTDAEATTHGNTRELLARLQIGHLEAKHKALDSLVEAMKEDEKNVLAVMGRSNIAALVQLLTATSPRIREKTVTVICSLAESGSCENWLVSEGVLPPLIRLVESGSTVGKEKATISLQRLSMSAEMARAIVGHGGVRPLIEICQTGDSVSQAAAACTLKNISAVPEVRQMLAEEGIVSVMIKLLDCGILLGSKEYAAECLQNLTASNENLRRSVVSEGGIRSLLAYLDGPLPQESAVGALRNLVGSVSQEVLISLGFFPRLVHVLKAGSLGAQQAAASALCRVCTSAEMKKLVGEAGCTPLLIKLLEAKPNSVREVAAQAISSLVTLPQNCREVKRDDKSVPNLVQLLDPSPQNTAKKYAVACLASLSPSKKCKKLMISYGAIGYLKKLSEMDIPGARKLLERLERGRLRSFFSRK from the coding sequence ATGGTGGAAGATGGTGGTAACGGGGCATTGGCCAATATTCAATCGGCTGATGAGTGGCTGTTACATGCACAAGAGCTTGTTCCAGTGGCTGTTGAGAAGGCAAGACAGATTAAGGGGTTTCCTGGTAGATGGAAGATGATAATCTCCAAATTGGAGCAGATCCCGTCGCATTTATCCGACTTGTCAAGCCATCCTTGCTTTTCCAAAAATGCATTGTGTAGGGAGCAATTGCAGGCAGTGTCAAAGACATTGAAGGAAGCAATTGAATTGGCAGAGTTATGTGTGAAGGAGAAGTATGAAGGGAAGCTTAGGATGCAGAGCGATCTCGATGCCTTATCAGGgaaattggatttgaatttgcaCGACTGTGGACTTCTAATCAAGACAGGAGTGCTTGGGGAGGCTACGTTGCCTTTGTCTGTGGCTGGTTCTTCAACAGATGCTGAAGCTACAACACATGGCAATACAAGGGAATTACTTGCACGGCTTCAGATCGGGCACTTGGAGGCAAAGCACAAAGCTCTTGACAGCCTTGTTGAGGCCATGAAAGAGGATGAAAAGAATGTTTTGGCTGTTATGGGGCGGAGCAATATTGCTGCTCTGGTCCAATTGTTAACAGCAACTTCTCCTCGTATACGGGAAAAGACTGTTACTGTGATATGCTCACTTGCTGAATCAGGTAGTTGTGAGAATTGGCTTGTTTCAGAAGGTGTTTTGCCTCCTCTCATTAGGCTTGTTGAGTCTGGTAGCACTGTGGGTAAAGAGAAGGCCACAATTTCGCTCCAAAGATTGTCAATGTCGGCAGAAATGGCCCGGGCAATTGTGGGACATGGTGGGGTTCGACCTCTTATTGAGATCTGTCAAACTGGTGACTCTGTTTCGCAGGCAGCAGCTGCCTGTACGTTGAAGAATATATCAGCTGTTCCTGAGGTTCGCCAAATGCTTGCTGAAGAAGGGATTGTCTCGGTTATGATCAAACTCCTAGATTGTGGAATTTTATTGGGATCCAAGGAATATGCTGCAGAGTGCTTGCAGAATCTCACTGCCAGCAATGAGAATCTAAGAAGGTCTGTGGTTTCAGAAGGTGGAATACGAAGCTTATTGGCATACCTTGATGGTCCTTTGCCCCAGGAGTCTGCAGTTGGGGCATTGAGGAATTTGGTTGGTTCAGTTTCTCAGGAGGTTTTGATTTCTCTTGGTTTCTTCCCTCGTTTGGTGCATGTGCTTAAGGCAGGATCATTGGGTGCACAACAAGCTGCTGCATCGGCTCTCTGTAGGGTTTGCACCTCAGCAGAGATGAaaaaattggtgggtgaagctgGGTGTACACCTCTGCTCATCAAGTTGCTTGAAGCTAAACCAAATAGTGTTAGAGAAGTTGCAGCCCAAGCAATTTCAAGCTTGGTGACGCTTCCGCAGAACTGCAGAGAAGTCAAAAGGGATGATAAAAGTGTGCCAAATTTGGTCCAATTGCTCGACCCAAGTCCACAAAACACTGCAAAGAAATATGCAGTGGCCTGCCTGGCATCTCTTTCTCCAAGTAAGAAATGTAAGAAGCTGATGATTTCTTATGGTGCAATCGGATATCTTAAAAAGCTTTCTGAGATGGACATTCCAGGTGCAAGGAAGCTCCTCGAGCGATTGGAAAGAGGAAGGTTGAGAAGTTTTTTCAgcagaaaatag
- the LOC102625032 gene encoding peroxisomal membrane protein 11D produces the protein MSTLDATRAELALVVLYLNKAEARDKICRAIQYGSKFLSDGQPGTAQNVDKSTSLARKVFRLFKFVNDLHALISPVPQGTPLPLVLLGKSKNALLSTFLFLDQVVWLGRSGIYKNKERAELLGRISLFCWMGSSVCSTLVELGELGRLSTSMKKLEKELKDSDKHKNEQYQAKLKKSNERSLALVKSAMDIVVAVGLLQLAPKKVTPRVTGAFGFVTSLISCYQLLPAPVKAKAP, from the exons ATGAGTACACTGGATGCAACCAGAGCAGAACTTGCACTTGTGGTTTTGTATTTGAATAAGGCTGAAGCCAGGGACAAGATATGCAGAGCTATACAATATGGTTCAAAATTCTTGAGTGATGGACAGCCTGGTACTGCCCAAAATGTTGACAAGTCAACCAGCTTAGCCCGGAAAGTTTTCCGTCTTTTTAAG TTTGTCAATGATTTGCACGCTCTTATCAGCCCAGTTCCCCAAGGAACTCCGCTTCCACTTGTTTTGCTGGGAAAG TCCAAGAATGCATTATTGTCAACTTTCTTATTTCTTGATCAAGTCGTTTGGCTTGGCAGATCAGGCATCTACAAG AACAAAGAGCGTGCAGAATTGCTTGGTCGGATATCTCTTTTTTGTTGGATGGGTTCCTCAGTTTGTAGCACATTAGTTGAG CTTGGAGAGCTTGGGAGGCTTTCTACATCAATGAAAAAGTTAGAGAAGGAGCTTAAGGACAGTGATAAGCATAAA AATGAACAATACCAAgctaaacttaaaaaatcaaatgagaGGTCTCTAGCACTTGTCAAATCAGCCATGGACATTGTGGTGGCGGTTGGGCTGCTTCAATTGGCCCCCAAGAAAGTTACTCCTCGTGTAACAGGAGCCTTTGGATTTGTTACCTCTCTCATCTCTTGTTATCAG CTACTTCCAGCTCCAGTAAAAGCCAAGGCACCATGA
- the LOC127898611 gene encoding F-box protein At4g00755-like isoform X1 encodes MRVWSVQMENRIDFVNWLDPDMSIQILTCLDDLSDLLRVTCVSRCWRQYVIANGLCRQLCLRMFPQLSKVVHVVEQRYGTKDPAEVGSSNFMEWQNLEREHRAYAFLARGCTTFPIRDLISEPICASSTDNYPEESIDNTLEPRDVVAQRASYWSSKGNSNPAEPEMLLYKLMGDLCVITEVSIQPFEAYFQWGLPIYSAKAVRFRMGHPKSPVDVPLGESYKDYENKFIWTYTSQEFPMAQENRLQTFKLPEPVLCIGGFLLIELLGRVQRQDMDGLFYICVSHVQIMGRSLSPAFGIESPEPSGRFALKVLSYAQPTLDDPSLIQSAYLRRRVGQIINILRGNAVDVVEYEWGEEDDESDDEFVL; translated from the exons ATGCGAGT TTGGTCAGTTCAAATGGAGAATCGAATTGATTTTGTGAACTGGCTTGATCCCGACATGTCTATTCAGATCCTCACTTGTTTGGATGATCTATCTGATCTTCTCCGTGTTACCTGTGTCTCACGTTGTTGGCGACAGTATG TCATTGCAAACGGTCTCTGTCGGCAGCTGTGCCTAAGAATGTTTCCTCAGTTATCGAAAGTTGTTCATGTAGTGGAACAAAGATATGGTACAAAAGACCCTGCAGAGGTGGGATCTAGTAATTTTATGGAGTGGCAAAATTTGGAGAGGGAGCACAGAGCTTATGCCTTTTTAGCACGAGGTTGTACAACATTTCCTATTAGAGATTTGATTTCAGAGCCAATCTGTGCTTCCAGCACTGATAATTATCCAGAGGAGAGCATCGACAATACTCTGGAACCTAGAGATGTAGTTGCGCAGAGAGCTTCGTACTGGTCAAGTAAAGGAAACAGCAATCCCGCCGAGCCTGAAATGCTGTTATATAAGTTGATGGGTGATCTGTGTGTTATTACTGAAGTCAGCATACAACCTTTCGAAG CTTATTTTCAATGGGGTCTACCTATATATTCAGCCAAAGCTGTGCGCTTCCGAATGGGTCATCCAAAGTCTCCTGTGGATGTTCCCTTAGGTGAGTCATATAAGGactatgaaaataaattcatcTGGACGTACACTTCACAAGAGTTCCCAATGGCCCAG GAGAATCGCCTCCAGACGTTCAAGCTTCCAGAACCTGTTTTGTGCATTGGTGGGTTTTTGCTGATTGAACTTCTGGGTAGGGTTCAGAGACAAGATATGGATGGCTTATTCTATATATG TGTGTCTCATGTTCAGATCATGGGACGATCATTATCACCTGCATTCGGTATTGAAAGCCCTGAACCCTCTGGGAGATTTGCATTGAAGGTTCTGAGTTATGCTCAACCCACACTTGATGATCCATCCTTAATCCAGAGTGCGTATTTACGGAGGCGTGTGGGGCAGATTATAAACATCTTGCGGGGCAATGCTGTAGATGTTGTGGAATATGAGTGGggtgaagaagatgatgaatcAGATGATGAGTTCGTTCTCTAG
- the LOC127898611 gene encoding F-box protein At4g00755-like isoform X2: MENRIDFVNWLDPDMSIQILTCLDDLSDLLRVTCVSRCWRQYVIANGLCRQLCLRMFPQLSKVVHVVEQRYGTKDPAEVGSSNFMEWQNLEREHRAYAFLARGCTTFPIRDLISEPICASSTDNYPEESIDNTLEPRDVVAQRASYWSSKGNSNPAEPEMLLYKLMGDLCVITEVSIQPFEAYFQWGLPIYSAKAVRFRMGHPKSPVDVPLGESYKDYENKFIWTYTSQEFPMAQENRLQTFKLPEPVLCIGGFLLIELLGRVQRQDMDGLFYICVSHVQIMGRSLSPAFGIESPEPSGRFALKVLSYAQPTLDDPSLIQSAYLRRRVGQIINILRGNAVDVVEYEWGEEDDESDDEFVL, from the exons ATGGAGAATCGAATTGATTTTGTGAACTGGCTTGATCCCGACATGTCTATTCAGATCCTCACTTGTTTGGATGATCTATCTGATCTTCTCCGTGTTACCTGTGTCTCACGTTGTTGGCGACAGTATG TCATTGCAAACGGTCTCTGTCGGCAGCTGTGCCTAAGAATGTTTCCTCAGTTATCGAAAGTTGTTCATGTAGTGGAACAAAGATATGGTACAAAAGACCCTGCAGAGGTGGGATCTAGTAATTTTATGGAGTGGCAAAATTTGGAGAGGGAGCACAGAGCTTATGCCTTTTTAGCACGAGGTTGTACAACATTTCCTATTAGAGATTTGATTTCAGAGCCAATCTGTGCTTCCAGCACTGATAATTATCCAGAGGAGAGCATCGACAATACTCTGGAACCTAGAGATGTAGTTGCGCAGAGAGCTTCGTACTGGTCAAGTAAAGGAAACAGCAATCCCGCCGAGCCTGAAATGCTGTTATATAAGTTGATGGGTGATCTGTGTGTTATTACTGAAGTCAGCATACAACCTTTCGAAG CTTATTTTCAATGGGGTCTACCTATATATTCAGCCAAAGCTGTGCGCTTCCGAATGGGTCATCCAAAGTCTCCTGTGGATGTTCCCTTAGGTGAGTCATATAAGGactatgaaaataaattcatcTGGACGTACACTTCACAAGAGTTCCCAATGGCCCAG GAGAATCGCCTCCAGACGTTCAAGCTTCCAGAACCTGTTTTGTGCATTGGTGGGTTTTTGCTGATTGAACTTCTGGGTAGGGTTCAGAGACAAGATATGGATGGCTTATTCTATATATG TGTGTCTCATGTTCAGATCATGGGACGATCATTATCACCTGCATTCGGTATTGAAAGCCCTGAACCCTCTGGGAGATTTGCATTGAAGGTTCTGAGTTATGCTCAACCCACACTTGATGATCCATCCTTAATCCAGAGTGCGTATTTACGGAGGCGTGTGGGGCAGATTATAAACATCTTGCGGGGCAATGCTGTAGATGTTGTGGAATATGAGTGGggtgaagaagatgatgaatcAGATGATGAGTTCGTTCTCTAG
- the LOC102624186 gene encoding probable xyloglucan endotransglucosylase/hydrolase protein 27, with the protein MADPVVQSLHQTEPIKEIAIDYTPEACTHCADSNSITLTFDHRGGARWRSTTRFLYGTFSSLIQCPKGNTSGLNFNIYLSSLEGDKSQDEIDFEFLGKDKTIVQTNYYTTGTGNREEIHDLGFDCSEGFHEYVIKWGPDLIQWLIDGKVVRRAERNEGEGFPNKPMFLYASVWDASHIDKARWCGPYVGCDAPYVCLYKDIHVPVATAVECPCDS; encoded by the exons ATGGCGGATCCAGTTGTCCAGAGTCTCCATCAAACTGAACCCATAAAAGAAATCGCCATAGATTACACCCCGGAAGCATGCACTCACTGCGCAGACTCCAATTCGATCACACTCACCTTCGATCACCGCGGCGGAGCCAGGTGGCGCTCCACCACTCGCTTCCTCTACGGCACCTTCAGCTCCCTGATCCAGTGCCCCAAAGGCAACACTAGTGGCCTCAACTTCAACATCTACCTTTCTTCTCTAGAAGGCGACAAATCCCAAGACGAAATCGACTTTGAATTCCTTGGCAAGGACAAGACTATCGTTCAAACCAATTATTACACTACAg GAACCGGGAATAGAGAGGAGATTCATGATCTGGGGTTCGATTGTTCTGAAGGATTTCATGAGTACGTGATCAAGTGGGGTCCAGATTTGATCCAGTGGTTGATTGATGGGAAGGTGGTGAGGAGAGCTGAGAGGAACGAGGGTGAGGGGTTTCCCAATAAACCAATGTTTTTGTATGCTTCAGTTTGGGATGCTAGCCACATTGATAAGGCCAGGTGGTGTGGGCCCTACGTGGGCTGTGATGCACCTTATGTTTGCCTCTACAAAGACATTCATGTGCCTGTTGCCACTGCGGTGGAGTGCCCTTGTGATTCTTGA
- the LOC102622432 gene encoding ethylene-responsive transcription factor ERN2-like: MAAGSETSKNPTTTNSKGGQATTKPAARRFVGVRQRPSGRWVAEIKDSSQRVRLWLGTYDTPEEAARAYDEAARALRGENARTNFASSAVNNNNNPLNHSDSGNSSPCVNGRFVAQSDGRNGLSFSSLKAKLSKNLQSIMARTSENNKKSTKSRVSDHFTFASIFHFRSYQYQTPVDLKNIEKVVQPSIIVPQAADHMHDPSSWESSSTVSDGSSTEWGGFRQHGLDSDGLDSDIGEVVVDPTMGWIDSPENIGACTSEIEASRSRSKRFKVSSSVVVPPTFSGSPQCRTEFDHI, encoded by the coding sequence ATGGCAGCTGGATCTGAAACATCAAAGAACCCCACAACCACCAATTCTAAAGGCGGTCAAGCAACAACCAAACCGGCGGCTCGTAGGTTCGTTGGAGTCCGGCAAAGGCCGTCAGGTAGATGGGTGGCTGAAATCAAGGACTCATCACAACGTGTGAGGTTATGGCTTGGCACATATGATACCCCTGAAGAAGCTGCAAGAGCCTATGACGAAGCTGCTCGTGCCCTACGTGGGGAAAATGCTCGAACAAACTTTGCATCATCGGCagttaacaataataataatccccTAAATCATTCGGATTCGGGTAATTCCTCTCCCTGTGTTAATGGAAGGTTTGTGGCTCAATCCGATGGGCGCAACGGCCTTAGCTTCTCTTCATTGAAGGCCAAGTTGAGCAAGAACCTACAAAGCATCATGGCTAGGACTTCGGAAAATAACAAGAAGTCCACAAAGAGTAGAGTGAGTGATCATTTCACTTTTGCTAGTATCTTCCACTTTAGGAGCTACCAATACCAAACCCCTGTGGATTTGAAGAACATTGAAAAAGTTGTGCAACCAAGCATCATCGTACCTCAAGCAGCTGACCATATGCATGACCCATCATCTTGGGAAAGCTCTAGTACTGTGTCTGATGGTAGCAGCACTGAGTGGGGTGGGTTCCGGCAACATGGGCTGGACTCCGACGGGCTGGATTCGGATATCGGGGAAGTTGTTGTCGATCCAACCATGGGGTGGATTGATAGCCCGGAGAATATTGGTGCTTGCACTAGTGAGATTGAGGCTTCGAGGTCGAGGAGTAAGAGGTTCAAGGTTTCTTCCTCTGTTGTTGTTCCTCCAACGTTTAGTGGGTCCCCACAATGTAGAACTGAATTTGATCATATATAG
- the LOC127900959 gene encoding RING-H2 finger protein ATL74-like — MWGSGMNLITTVIGFGMSAAFIVFICTRIICRRIRGVESRPMFEIESGIDLEQPAPGHRINGLEPVLVATIPTMKFNQEAFKSVEDAECSICLGEYQDKEVLRIMPQCGHSFHLACIDIWLRKKTTCPVCRLPLQDPLGRKHAREATFSMAQAVDSPETSINHSRQWLLTHLGHPEVNGNNQGHLHSVPGN; from the exons ATGTGGGGTTCAGGTATGAATTTGATAACAACCGTTATCGGATTTGGGATGAGTGCGGCTTTTATTGTGTTCATATGTACAAGAATAATCTGTAGAAGGATTCGAGGGGTCGAGTCAAGGCCAATGTTTGAGATTGAATCTGGAATTGATCTTGAACAG CCAGCGCCAGGGCATCGGATTAATGGCCTTGAACCTGTGCTTGTCGCTACAATCCCCACTATGAAGTTCAACCAAGAGGCTTTCAAATCTGTGGAAGATGCAGA ATGCTCAATATGTTTGGGGGAGTACCAAGATAAAGAAGTGCTGAGAATAATGCCCCAGTGCGGACACAGCTTTCATCTCGCTTGCATTGATATTTGGCTAAGGAAAAAAACCACCTGCCCCGTTTGTCGGTTACCATTACAAGACCCTCTTGGAAGAAAGCATGCGAGGGAAGCTACATTTAGCATGGCCCAAGCTGTAGATAGTCCTGAGACTTCAATTAACCACTCTAGACAGTGGCTGCTAACTCATCTTGGGCATCCAGAGGTGAACGGCAACAATCAAGGGCACCTTCACTCTGTTCCTGGAAATTAG